A single Mangrovimonas sp. YM274 DNA region contains:
- a CDS encoding DUF6090 family protein produces MIHFFHSIRKQLAAQNKVAAYMRYAIGEIVLVVIGILIALQINNWNSYRKNRLLEKQYLENFLQDLKSDSISLTYFSNSSPKKIEVLLMARDHVLHQTPIKDTLDFINKMGYGGVGSRGTMVESKSTYDDIISTGNLLLLKNENLKQHLLFYYQFSEHTKRYLGNLQTEYATFMNSYFPFDSEGTFKTVPKEIPQILEALKSEEFLRLANSELTYAYALRTRVEIISKLNEATKALIKTELNFHNQ; encoded by the coding sequence GTGATTCACTTTTTTCATTCCATCCGCAAACAACTAGCCGCACAAAACAAGGTAGCCGCCTACATGCGCTATGCCATTGGGGAAATTGTGTTGGTGGTGATTGGAATTTTAATTGCACTTCAAATCAACAATTGGAATTCCTACAGGAAGAACAGACTTCTTGAAAAACAATATTTAGAAAACTTCTTACAAGATCTCAAAAGCGATTCTATTAGTTTAACTTATTTCTCAAATTCCTCTCCTAAAAAAATCGAAGTACTGCTCATGGCCAGAGATCATGTACTTCATCAAACACCAATAAAAGACACTCTAGACTTCATCAATAAAATGGGATATGGAGGGGTTGGCAGCAGAGGAACCATGGTAGAATCCAAAAGCACCTATGATGATATTATAAGTACAGGAAATCTTCTTCTATTGAAGAATGAAAATCTCAAACAACATTTGCTTTTTTATTATCAATTCTCAGAACATACTAAACGGTATCTAGGAAACCTGCAAACAGAATACGCCACATTTATGAATTCCTACTTCCCTTTTGATAGCGAAGGAACTTTTAAAACAGTCCCTAAAGAGATCCCGCAAATTCTCGAGGCTCTTAAATCTGAAGAGTTTTTACGACTGGCGAATTCCGAATTAACTTATGCCTATGCCTTAAGAACTAGAGTAGAAATTATTTCCAAACTAAACGAAGCAACCAAGGCACTCATTAAAACCGAACTGAACTTCCACAACCAATGA
- a CDS encoding DUF6090 family protein, whose translation MMHFFSKIRYQLASENKISKYMRYAIGEIVLVVIGILIALQINNWNENRKLQIEEQQILSSLLEDLKAAKKQSEESIIKEKLAIDEMEAALGNKEKRTNFFNKENNNPLYHNIFWGFEIDIPVINAYEEIKTSGKTDLISNKTIRSHFTNLERSINNLNNLMDDRIRVHQLRIDEIVVEYLNFLPLLKAEFPKLSIETGPPIDFEAIMEQPKIRNLIGIKLELSTSVYYYRKQLSDEIQLLIELLEKEINKP comes from the coding sequence ATGATGCACTTCTTCTCCAAAATTCGCTACCAACTAGCCTCCGAAAATAAAATCTCCAAATACATGCGTTATGCCATTGGAGAAATTGTCTTGGTGGTGATTGGTATTTTGATAGCGCTTCAAATCAACAATTGGAATGAAAACAGAAAGCTGCAAATTGAAGAACAGCAAATCTTAAGCAGTTTATTGGAAGATTTAAAAGCAGCCAAAAAACAATCGGAAGAATCCATAATCAAAGAAAAGTTGGCCATAGACGAAATGGAAGCAGCTTTGGGCAACAAAGAAAAACGAACAAACTTCTTTAACAAAGAAAACAACAACCCCCTTTATCATAATATCTTTTGGGGTTTTGAAATTGATATTCCCGTCATAAACGCCTACGAAGAAATTAAAACCTCCGGAAAAACAGACCTCATCAGCAACAAAACTATCCGAAGTCATTTTACCAATCTGGAACGCAGCATCAACAACCTCAACAACCTCATGGACGACCGAATAAGAGTACATCAGTTACGCATAGATGAAATTGTAGTTGAATACCTCAACTTTTTACCCCTCCTTAAAGCTGAATTTCCAAAACTCTCCATTGAAACGGGACCTCCAATTGATTTTGAAGCTATTATGGAGCAACCTAAAATAAGGAATTTGATAGGCATAAAACTGGAGCTCAGTACCAGTGTTTACTATTACAGAAAACAACTATCCGATGAAATCCAACTGCTTATCGAACTCCTCGAGAAAGAAATTAATAAACCATGA
- a CDS encoding DUF6090 family protein, whose product MIKFFRNIRKQLAAQNKTAAYLRYAIGEIILVVIGILIALQINNWNENRLEKRSENKILGNLHSEFAENLKDLENINVQLQETINSMEKIFEVFRMETHPYTPYQIDSLLSESLNSPTWKPSDFVLNELKNSGGLSKLGNEDLKRLLFEWSRSFAELQEIQTQTENTNIELIDYIKQHGSLRNIDHLGKYFSYPRSNIHQGNQILLKEFQFENYIDDKLYILKQQVEFYKTTKSLISKILKLTKTS is encoded by the coding sequence ATGATTAAATTCTTTAGAAACATTCGCAAACAACTAGCTGCACAGAACAAAACTGCAGCCTATTTGCGCTATGCCATTGGCGAAATTATATTGGTGGTCATTGGCATATTGATTGCCTTACAAATCAACAATTGGAATGAAAACAGACTTGAGAAACGTTCCGAAAATAAAATTCTTGGCAACCTCCATTCAGAATTTGCAGAAAACCTAAAGGACCTTGAAAACATCAATGTACAACTGCAGGAAACCATCAATTCCATGGAAAAGATCTTTGAAGTATTCCGAATGGAAACCCACCCATACACTCCATATCAAATTGACAGTCTGCTTTCCGAATCCCTAAACAGCCCCACTTGGAAGCCCAGTGATTTTGTGCTTAACGAGCTCAAAAATTCTGGAGGACTCTCAAAATTGGGTAATGAAGATTTAAAACGCTTATTGTTTGAATGGTCCCGCTCCTTTGCCGAATTACAAGAAATCCAAACGCAAACAGAAAACACCAATATCGAACTCATTGATTATATCAAACAACATGGTTCCCTTAGAAACATTGATCACCTGGGTAAGTATTTCAGCTACCCCAGGTCAAACATCCACCAAGGCAACCAAATTTTATTAAAGGAATTTCAGTTTGAAAACTATATTGATGATAAATTATACATTTTAAAGCAACAGGTGGAGTTTTACAAAACAACCAAATCCTTAATTTCAAAAATCCTAAAGCTTACCAAAACAAGTTAA
- a CDS encoding APC family permease has protein sequence MTVKQDKGLKRSIGLLGLSANIVNIIVGAGIFALPALIAQNMGASSIIAYAFCGILMALIMLCYAEVGSKITNTGGSYTFIESAFGDYAGFLAGIFTISSCLLADAAVSNALVDVLGSALPLFEIQSVRILTLFIIFFGLAYVNVIGIKQGIGLVMFNTFAKLIPLILLILLAWKDVSLSNLWWTDTPTIKQLGETSLILFFAFQGGEVGLTVGGEVINPQKTVPKAIFISISTVVILYILIQMVSQGVLGDTLPEYQAAPLAETAKVVMGKFGYLLLLVGAVISMFGNLSGEVLNNPRVIYALARDRVLPSKQLARIHKSFATPYIAVMVYACLGFILASTGTFEQLVPIATGSLLIVYLGVVLSVIKLRRSKKINQNSFKIPGGLIVPVLSSFIILYFLSYLSFSEKTGTLIFIVLLSLLYAFIKVFNKT, from the coding sequence ATGACTGTAAAACAAGACAAAGGCCTTAAACGATCAATTGGATTATTAGGGCTGTCAGCTAATATTGTCAATATTATTGTAGGGGCAGGAATTTTCGCCCTTCCAGCCCTTATTGCTCAAAATATGGGAGCCTCCAGTATTATAGCCTATGCCTTTTGCGGAATTCTTATGGCATTGATCATGCTTTGCTATGCAGAAGTTGGTAGTAAAATAACTAATACCGGTGGCTCATATACGTTTATTGAATCGGCTTTTGGAGATTATGCAGGCTTTTTAGCAGGTATTTTCACCATTAGCAGTTGCCTTTTGGCAGACGCAGCAGTCTCCAATGCTCTTGTGGATGTTTTAGGCTCTGCCCTACCTTTATTTGAAATCCAGTCCGTTCGAATTTTGACCCTTTTCATCATCTTCTTCGGACTGGCTTATGTTAATGTAATTGGCATCAAACAAGGTATCGGGCTTGTCATGTTCAATACCTTTGCCAAACTCATTCCCTTAATACTGTTGATACTGTTGGCGTGGAAAGATGTTTCACTTTCCAATTTATGGTGGACAGATACTCCCACAATCAAACAATTAGGAGAAACCTCTTTAATTCTATTTTTCGCCTTTCAAGGAGGTGAAGTTGGCTTAACCGTTGGAGGTGAGGTGATCAATCCACAAAAAACCGTGCCTAAAGCTATTTTTATAAGCATTTCAACTGTAGTCATCCTTTACATCTTGATACAAATGGTTTCTCAAGGTGTTTTAGGAGATACTTTACCAGAATACCAAGCTGCTCCTTTGGCTGAAACCGCAAAAGTAGTCATGGGCAAATTTGGATACCTTTTACTCCTAGTCGGAGCCGTGATTTCCATGTTTGGAAATTTAAGTGGTGAAGTTCTCAATAACCCAAGGGTTATCTATGCTTTAGCGAGAGATCGGGTACTACCCTCCAAACAATTGGCAAGAATACATAAATCATTTGCAACTCCATATATAGCTGTTATGGTTTATGCCTGTCTTGGTTTTATTTTGGCATCCACCGGTACTTTTGAACAATTGGTTCCTATTGCTACGGGAAGTCTTTTAATTGTCTATTTAGGGGTTGTCCTTTCGGTAATTAAATTAAGACGGTCCAAAAAAATCAATCAAAATAGCTTCAAAATCCCAGGAGGCCTCATAGTTCCAGTTCTGTCCTCTTTCATCATTCTTTATTTTTTATCCTACCTCTCATTCTCCGAAAAAACAGGAACATTGATTTTTATTGTCCTTCTCAGCCTTTTATATGCTTTTATCAAGGTTTTCAACAAAACATAA
- a CDS encoding M20/M25/M40 family metallo-hydrolase: MKHIITILVVLFSFQIQAQTATDANVIKTIYTTSLTNGKSYEWLDHLSNQIGGRLSGSLNAERAVEYTKEELEQLGLDKVWLQPVMVPRWVRGAPEFAYVETAPGITTNVNICALGGSIATPNGGLKAEVVEVKGIEELKALGSENIKGKIVFFNRPMQADLINTFQAYGGCVDQRYSGAKEAAKYGALGVIVRSVNLRLDDFPHTGAMSYGDLPNDQRIPSAAISTNDAELLSSMLALNSQLKFYFSQHCKQLKDVQSYNVIGEITGTEFPEEYIVVGGHLDSWDLGDGSHDDGAGVVQSMDVLRLLKESGIQPKRSIRVVLFMNEENGMRGGKKYAEVAKANGEHHVFALESDSGGFTPRGFSFDCSDAVFNKVQQWQALFKPYLIHYFEKGGSGADIGPLKGGDMVLAGLRPDSQRYFDHHHASNDTFEHVNKRELELGAATMTALVYLFDKYGTGTISDISELND; the protein is encoded by the coding sequence ATGAAGCATATCATTACCATCCTGGTTGTTTTGTTTTCTTTTCAAATACAAGCCCAAACAGCTACCGATGCCAACGTCATCAAGACCATTTATACGACATCTTTAACCAATGGCAAAAGCTACGAGTGGTTGGACCATTTATCCAATCAAATTGGAGGGCGTTTGTCAGGATCCTTAAATGCCGAACGGGCGGTGGAATATACCAAAGAGGAATTAGAGCAATTAGGCTTGGATAAAGTTTGGTTGCAACCTGTCATGGTACCTAGGTGGGTAAGAGGTGCTCCAGAATTTGCTTATGTTGAAACTGCTCCAGGAATTACAACCAATGTAAATATTTGTGCATTGGGAGGTTCGATTGCCACACCTAATGGAGGTTTGAAGGCTGAAGTTGTGGAAGTAAAAGGTATCGAAGAATTGAAAGCTTTGGGAAGTGAAAACATCAAAGGGAAGATTGTGTTTTTTAATCGCCCAATGCAAGCCGATTTGATAAATACATTCCAAGCTTATGGAGGCTGTGTAGACCAGCGTTATTCAGGGGCAAAGGAAGCTGCTAAGTATGGAGCTTTGGGCGTTATCGTACGTTCTGTGAACTTGCGCTTGGACGATTTTCCACATACCGGAGCCATGAGTTATGGCGATTTGCCAAATGACCAACGCATCCCTTCGGCGGCTATTAGTACCAATGATGCAGAATTGTTGAGTTCTATGCTGGCCTTGAATAGTCAGTTAAAGTTTTATTTCAGTCAGCATTGTAAGCAATTAAAGGATGTACAATCCTATAATGTGATAGGAGAAATTACGGGAACTGAATTCCCGGAGGAATATATCGTGGTTGGAGGTCATTTGGATTCTTGGGATTTAGGTGACGGTTCTCATGATGATGGTGCAGGCGTTGTTCAGTCAATGGATGTATTGCGTTTGTTGAAAGAGAGTGGAATCCAACCTAAGAGAAGTATTAGAGTGGTGTTATTTATGAATGAAGAGAATGGCATGCGAGGCGGAAAAAAATACGCTGAAGTAGCTAAGGCCAATGGGGAGCATCATGTATTTGCTTTGGAAAGTGATTCGGGAGGATTCACGCCTAGAGGTTTTTCATTCGATTGTAGTGATGCGGTGTTCAATAAAGTACAGCAATGGCAAGCTTTATTCAAGCCCTACTTAATTCATTATTTTGAAAAAGGAGGTAGTGGTGCAGATATTGGTCCGCTGAAAGGTGGCGACATGGTTTTGGCCGGTTTACGACCAGATTCACAACGCTATTTTGATCATCACCATGCATCCAATGATACCTTTGAGCACGTGAATAAGCGTGAACTGGAACTGGGAGCTGCTACGATGACAGCCTTGGTATATTTGTTTGACAAATATGGGACAGGAACCATTTCGGATATTTCTGAATTAAACGATTAG